A single Pseudomonas sp. MM223 DNA region contains:
- the rimO gene encoding Ribosomal protein S12 methylthiotransferase RimO (*Name rimO) codes for MSTTPATPKVGFVSLGCPKALVDSERILTQLRMEGYEVVPTYEDADVVVVNTCGFIDSAKAESLEVIGEAIKENGKVIVTGCMGVEEGSIRDVHPSVLSVTGPQQYEQVVNAVHEVVPPRQDHNPLIDLVPPQGVKLTPRHYAYLKISEGCNHSCSFCIIPSMRGKLVSRPVGEVLSEAERLVKAGVKEILVISQDTSAYGVDVKYKTDFWNGRPVKTRMLELCEALSSLGAWVRLHYVYPYPNVDDVIPLMAAGKILPYLDIPFQHASPKVLKSMKRPAFEDRTLARIKNWREQCPGSVIRSTFIVGFPGETEEDFQYLLDWLTEAQLDRVGCFQYSPVEGAPANDLGLEEVPDDIKQARWDRFMAHQQAISTARLQLRIGKEIEVLIDEVEEQGSVGRSFFDAPEIDGSVFIDGDHGFKPGDKVRCRVVDADEYDMWAEPI; via the coding sequence ATGTCCACCACGCCCGCCACCCCCAAGGTAGGTTTCGTAAGCCTGGGTTGCCCAAAAGCCCTGGTCGATTCCGAGCGCATCCTCACCCAGCTGCGCATGGAAGGCTATGAAGTCGTGCCCACCTACGAGGACGCCGACGTGGTGGTGGTCAACACCTGCGGCTTCATCGACAGCGCCAAGGCCGAGTCGCTGGAAGTGATCGGCGAAGCGATCAAGGAAAACGGCAAGGTCATCGTCACCGGCTGCATGGGTGTCGAGGAAGGCAGCATCCGTGACGTGCACCCCAGCGTGCTGTCGGTCACCGGCCCACAGCAGTACGAGCAGGTGGTCAATGCCGTGCATGAAGTGGTACCGCCACGCCAGGACCACAACCCGCTGATCGACCTGGTGCCGCCACAAGGCGTCAAGCTGACCCCGCGCCACTATGCGTACCTGAAGATTTCCGAAGGCTGCAACCACAGCTGCAGCTTCTGCATCATCCCGTCGATGCGCGGCAAGCTGGTCAGCCGCCCGGTGGGTGAAGTGCTGAGCGAGGCCGAGCGCCTGGTCAAGGCCGGGGTGAAGGAGATCCTGGTGATTTCCCAGGACACCAGCGCCTACGGCGTCGACGTCAAGTACAAGACCGACTTCTGGAACGGTCGCCCGGTCAAGACCCGCATGCTTGAACTGTGCGAGGCCCTGAGCAGCCTGGGCGCCTGGGTACGCCTGCACTATGTGTACCCGTACCCGAACGTCGACGACGTGATCCCGCTGATGGCCGCCGGCAAGATCCTGCCGTACCTGGACATCCCGTTCCAGCACGCCAGCCCGAAAGTGCTCAAGTCGATGAAGCGCCCTGCCTTCGAAGACCGCACCTTGGCGCGTATCAAGAACTGGCGCGAGCAGTGCCCTGGCTCGGTTATCCGCTCCACCTTCATCGTCGGCTTCCCGGGCGAGACCGAGGAAGACTTCCAGTACCTGCTGGACTGGCTGACCGAAGCCCAGCTCGATCGCGTGGGCTGCTTCCAGTACTCGCCGGTAGAAGGCGCACCGGCCAACGACCTGGGCCTGGAAGAAGTACCGGACGACATCAAGCAAGCGCGCTGGGACCGCTTCATGGCCCACCAGCAAGCCATCAGCACCGCCCGCCTGCAACTGCGCATCGGCAAGGAAATCGAGGTACTCATCGACGAAGTCGAGGAACAAGGCTCGGTTGGCCGCAGCTTCTTCGATGCACCGGAAATCGACGGCAGCGTATTCATCGATGGCGACCATGGCTTCAAGCCAGGTGACAAAGTACGTTGCCGTGTAGTGGATGCCGACGAATACGACATGTGGGCAGAGCCCATCTAA
- the kup gene encoding Low affinity potassium transport system protein kup (*Name kup) gives MVQASSHAEGGHAGKQGAARSLGLLVAAVGVVYGDIGTSPLYTLKEVFTGGYGVPVNHDGVLGILSLILWSLLWVVSFKYVMFILRADNQGEGGTMALTALARRATAAYPRLRTLMVICGLIGASLFYGDSMITPAVSVLSAVEGMGLAFDGIDHWVVPISLVVLVALFLVQKHGTEKIGKLFGPIMVTWFVVLGALGVHGISQSPEVLKAFNPGWAVNFFVVHPGMGVAILGAVVLALTGAEALYADMGHFGRKPIARAWFILVLPALVLNYFGQGALLLQNPEAARNPFYLLAPGWALLPLVGLATMATVIASQAVISGAFSLTRQAIQLGYIPRMQIQHTSSDEQGQIYIGAVNWTLMVGVVLLVIGFESSGALAAAYGVAVTGTMLMTTILVSAVMLLLWKWPPVLAVPILVGFLFVDGLFFAANVPKIVQGGAFPVLAGGVLFLLMSTWKRGKQILVERIDEGALPLPLFISSIRIQPPHRVEGTAVFLTARSDAVPHALLHNMLHNQVLHSQVVLLTVVSEDRPRVPEQERFEVEAYGDGFFRVLLHFGFMDEPDVPAALKLCHLDDLDFTPMRTTYFLSRETVIASRLEGMSRWRGNLFAFLLKNANGNLRFFNLPLNRVIELGTQVEI, from the coding sequence ATGGTTCAGGCAAGCAGTCACGCCGAGGGCGGGCACGCGGGGAAGCAGGGCGCGGCGCGGTCGCTGGGCCTGCTCGTGGCGGCGGTCGGGGTGGTTTATGGTGATATCGGCACCAGCCCGTTGTATACCCTCAAGGAAGTTTTCACCGGCGGTTATGGGGTGCCGGTCAACCATGATGGCGTGCTGGGGATCCTGTCGCTGATCCTGTGGTCGCTGTTGTGGGTGGTGTCGTTCAAGTACGTGATGTTCATCCTGCGTGCCGACAACCAAGGCGAGGGCGGTACCATGGCGCTGACCGCGTTGGCGCGGCGGGCTACGGCCGCCTATCCGCGGTTGCGTACGCTGATGGTGATTTGCGGCTTGATCGGCGCTTCGCTGTTCTATGGCGACAGCATGATCACCCCGGCGGTGTCGGTGCTGTCGGCCGTGGAAGGCATGGGCCTGGCGTTTGACGGTATCGACCACTGGGTGGTGCCGATTTCGCTGGTGGTGCTGGTGGCGTTGTTCCTGGTGCAGAAGCACGGCACCGAGAAGATCGGCAAGCTTTTTGGCCCGATCATGGTCACCTGGTTCGTGGTGCTGGGCGCATTGGGTGTGCATGGCATTTCGCAAAGCCCGGAAGTGCTCAAGGCTTTCAACCCGGGCTGGGCGGTCAATTTCTTTGTGGTTCACCCCGGCATGGGCGTGGCCATCCTCGGCGCCGTGGTGCTGGCGCTGACCGGCGCCGAGGCGCTGTACGCCGACATGGGGCATTTTGGCCGCAAGCCGATCGCCCGGGCCTGGTTCATCCTGGTGCTGCCCGCGTTGGTGCTCAACTACTTCGGCCAGGGTGCACTGCTGCTGCAAAACCCGGAGGCGGCCCGCAACCCCTTCTACCTGCTGGCACCGGGCTGGGCGCTGCTGCCGTTGGTCGGGTTAGCCACAATGGCCACTGTGATCGCCTCGCAGGCAGTTATTTCCGGTGCCTTCTCCTTGACCCGTCAGGCCATCCAGCTGGGCTACATTCCGCGTATGCAGATCCAGCACACCTCCAGCGACGAGCAGGGGCAGATCTACATTGGTGCCGTGAACTGGACGCTGATGGTGGGCGTGGTGTTGCTGGTGATCGGCTTCGAGTCGTCCGGCGCCCTGGCGGCGGCCTACGGTGTGGCGGTGACCGGCACCATGCTGATGACCACCATTCTGGTGTCGGCGGTGATGCTGCTGTTGTGGAAGTGGCCGCCGGTGCTGGCAGTGCCGATCCTGGTGGGCTTCCTGTTTGTCGATGGGCTGTTCTTCGCCGCCAACGTGCCAAAAATCGTTCAGGGCGGTGCCTTCCCGGTGTTGGCCGGTGGTGTGCTGTTCCTGCTGATGAGCACCTGGAAGCGCGGCAAGCAGATCCTGGTCGAGCGCATCGACGAAGGTGCGCTGCCGTTGCCGCTGTTTATCAGCAGTATTCGCATCCAGCCGCCGCACCGGGTCGAAGGCACCGCAGTGTTCCTCACTGCCCGGTCTGACGCCGTGCCCCATGCGCTGTTGCACAATATGCTGCATAACCAGGTGCTGCACAGCCAGGTGGTGTTGCTGACCGTGGTCAGCGAGGACCGGCCGCGGGTACCGGAGCAGGAGCGCTTCGAGGTGGAAGCATATGGCGACGGGTTCTTCCGTGTGCTGTTGCACTTTGGCTTCATGGACGAGCCGGATGTGCCTGCTGCATTGAAGCTGTGCCATCTGGACGACCTGGACTTCACCCCGATGCGCACCACCTACTTCCTCAGCCGCGAGACGGTGATCGCCTCTCGGCTGGAGGGGATGTCGCGCTGGCGGGGCAACCTGTTCGCGTTCTTGCTGAAGAACGCCAACGGTAATCTGCGCTTCTTCAACCTGCCGCTGAACCGGGTGATCGAGCTGGGGACCCAGGTCGAGATCTGA
- the slyX gene encoding Protein SlyX (*Name slyX) codes for MSLESNIVELETRQAFQDDTIQALNDVVVEQGRVIERLQLQMAELLKRYEEMVGQYGSEGEEAPPPHY; via the coding sequence ATGTCGCTGGAATCAAATATTGTCGAGCTGGAAACCCGCCAGGCGTTCCAGGATGACACCATCCAGGCGCTGAATGACGTGGTGGTCGAGCAAGGGCGCGTGATCGAGCGGCTGCAATTGCAGATGGCCGAGTTGCTCAAGCGTTATGAAGAGATGGTCGGCCAATACGGCAGCGAAGGGGAAGAGGCGCCGCCGCCGCATTATTGA
- the proS gene encoding Proline--tRNA ligase (*Name proS), with the protein MRTSQYLLATQKETPADAVVISHQLMLRAGMIRKLASGLYTWLPMGLRVMRKVEAVVREEMNAAGALEVLMPSIQPAELWQESGRWEQYGPELLRLKDRHQRDFCVGPTHEEVITDLARNELSSYKQLPLNMYQIQTKFRDEIRPRFGLMRGREFIMKDAYSFHADQASLQETYDRMHQAYSNVFTRLGLDFRPVQADTGSIGGSYSHEFHVLAESGEDDVIFSDSSDYAANIEKAEAIPRETVRPAPTEELRLVDTPEAKTIAQLVENHGLAIEKTVKTLIVRGAEEGKLIALIVRGDHELNEIKATKLEQVADPLVMATEAELRDAIGAGAGSLGPLNLPLECIIDRSVALMSDFGIGANIDDKHYFGVNWERDLPVPQVADLRNVVEGDPSPDGQGTLVIKRGIEVGHIFQLGTKYSEALKCQVLGENGKPVVLSMGCYGIGVSRVVAAAIEQSYDDKGIIWNDALAPFQIALVPLRYETEVVREATDKLYAELTAAGFEVLLDDRDKKTSPGIKFADMELIGIPHRIVVSDRGLAEGNLEYKHRTEQDAQALPLNEVLSFLQARVRR; encoded by the coding sequence ATGCGCACCAGTCAATATTTGCTCGCCACCCAGAAAGAAACCCCTGCCGACGCAGTGGTCATCAGCCATCAGCTCATGCTGCGCGCCGGCATGATCCGCAAACTGGCCTCCGGCCTGTACACCTGGCTGCCGATGGGCCTGCGGGTAATGCGCAAGGTCGAGGCCGTGGTGCGCGAGGAAATGAACGCCGCCGGTGCCCTGGAAGTGCTGATGCCCAGCATCCAGCCTGCCGAGCTGTGGCAAGAATCCGGCCGCTGGGAGCAGTATGGCCCCGAGCTGCTGCGCCTGAAGGACCGCCACCAGCGTGACTTCTGCGTTGGCCCGACCCACGAAGAAGTCATCACCGACCTGGCCCGTAACGAGCTGTCCAGCTATAAACAGCTGCCGCTCAACATGTACCAGATCCAGACCAAGTTCCGTGACGAGATCCGCCCGCGCTTCGGTTTGATGCGCGGCCGCGAATTCATCATGAAGGACGCCTATTCGTTCCATGCCGACCAGGCTTCCCTGCAGGAAACCTACGACCGCATGCACCAGGCGTACAGCAATGTATTCACCCGCCTGGGCCTGGATTTCCGCCCAGTGCAGGCCGACACCGGCTCCATCGGTGGCAGCTACTCGCACGAATTCCATGTACTGGCCGAGTCCGGCGAAGACGACGTGATCTTCAGCGACAGCTCCGACTACGCCGCCAACATCGAGAAGGCCGAAGCCATCCCGCGTGAAACCGTGCGCCCTGCCCCAACCGAGGAGCTGCGCCTGGTCGACACCCCAGAGGCCAAGACCATCGCCCAGCTGGTGGAAAACCACGGCCTGGCGATCGAAAAAACCGTCAAGACCCTGATTGTGCGCGGCGCCGAAGAAGGCAAGCTGATTGCCCTGATCGTGCGTGGCGATCACGAACTGAACGAAATCAAGGCCACCAAGCTGGAACAGGTTGCCGACCCACTGGTCATGGCCACCGAAGCCGAGCTGCGCGACGCCATTGGCGCCGGCGCCGGCTCGCTCGGCCCGCTGAACCTGCCACTGGAATGCATCATCGACCGTTCGGTTGCCCTGATGAGCGACTTCGGCATCGGCGCCAACATCGACGACAAGCACTACTTCGGCGTGAACTGGGAGCGCGACCTGCCGGTTCCACAGGTCGCCGACCTGCGTAACGTGGTCGAAGGCGACCCAAGCCCGGACGGCCAGGGCACCCTGGTGATCAAGCGCGGCATCGAAGTGGGCCACATCTTCCAGTTGGGTACCAAGTACAGCGAGGCGCTGAAGTGCCAGGTACTGGGCGAAAACGGCAAGCCGGTCGTGCTGTCGATGGGTTGCTACGGCATCGGTGTGTCCCGCGTGGTCGCCGCTGCCATCGAGCAGAGCTATGACGACAAGGGCATCATCTGGAACGACGCCCTGGCCCCGTTCCAGATCGCCCTGGTACCGCTGCGCTACGAAACCGAAGTGGTCCGCGAGGCAACCGACAAGCTGTACGCCGAACTGACCGCCGCCGGCTTCGAAGTGCTGCTGGACGACCGTGACAAAAAGACCAGCCCAGGCATCAAGTTTGCCGACATGGAGCTGATCGGCATTCCACACCGCATCGTCGTCAGCGATCGCGGCCTGGCCGAAGGCAACCTGGAGTACAAGCACCGCACCGAGCAGGACGCCCAGGCGTTGCCGCTCAATGAAGTGCTGAGCTTCCTGCAGGCCCGCGTTCGCCGCTGA
- the dps gene encoding DNA protection during starvation protein (*Name dps) — translation MAIDIGISEEDRKSIVDGLSRLLSDTYVLYLKTHNFHWNVTGPSFRTLHLMFEEQYNELALAVDSIAERIRALGFPAPGSYAFYARHSSIKEEEGVPPADEMIRQLVQGQEAVVRTARSIFPVVDKVSDEPTADLLTQRMQVHEKTAWMLRVLLDGK, via the coding sequence ATGGCAATCGATATCGGTATCAGTGAAGAAGATCGCAAGTCCATCGTCGATGGGCTGTCCCGCCTGTTGTCGGATACCTATGTGCTGTATCTGAAAACCCATAACTTTCACTGGAACGTCACCGGTCCGTCGTTCCGCACCCTGCACCTGATGTTCGAAGAGCAGTACAACGAACTGGCGTTGGCAGTCGATTCGATTGCCGAGCGCATCCGTGCCCTGGGCTTTCCTGCGCCGGGGTCGTATGCATTTTATGCGCGCCACTCCTCGATCAAGGAGGAGGAAGGCGTACCCCCTGCGGACGAGATGATCCGCCAGTTGGTCCAGGGCCAGGAGGCCGTGGTGCGTACTGCGCGCAGCATTTTCCCGGTAGTGGACAAGGTCAGTGACGAGCCGACAGCCGACTTGCTGACCCAGCGCATGCAGGTTCACGAAAAAACCGCGTGGATGCTGCGGGTATTGCTCGACGGTAAATAG
- the aspS gene encoding Aspartate--tRNA(Asp/Asn) ligase (*Name aspS), with amino-acid sequence MMRSHYCGQLNESLDGQEVTLCGWVHRRRDHGGVIFLDIRDREGMAQVVFDPDRAETFAAADRVRSEYVVQITGKVRKRPDGAVNANMASGAIEILGYQLNVLNEAETPPFPLNEYSDVGEETRLRYRFIDLRRPEMADKLRLRSRITSSIRRFLDENGFLDVETPILTRATPEGARDYLVPSRTHAGSFFALPQSPQLFKQLLMVAGFDRYYQIAKCFRDEDLRADRQPEFTQIDIETSFLDESEIMGLTESMIRKLFKEVLDLEFGEFPHMTFEEAMRRYGSDKPDLRNPLELVDVADQLKDVDFKVFAGPANDPKCRVTALRLPGGASMPRSKIDEYTKFVGIYGAKGLAYIKVNERAKGVEGLQSPIVKNIPEANLNNILDRVGAVDGDIVFFGADKFKVVSEALGALRIRLGHDFELLTCEWAPMWVVDFPMFEENEDGSFTALHHPFTAPKCSPEELEANPATALSRAYDMVLNGTELGGGSIRIHRKEMQQAVFRLLGIEAEEQEEKFGFLLDALKFGAPPHGGLAFGLDRLVMLMTGAQSIREVIAFPKTQSAACVMTQAPGLVDAKALRELHIRLREQTKVE; translated from the coding sequence ATGATGCGCAGCCATTATTGCGGCCAACTGAACGAGAGCCTGGACGGCCAGGAAGTCACCCTTTGCGGCTGGGTCCATCGTCGCCGCGACCACGGCGGGGTGATCTTCCTCGACATCCGTGACCGCGAAGGCATGGCCCAGGTCGTGTTCGACCCGGATCGCGCCGAAACCTTCGCCGCTGCCGACCGTGTGCGCAGCGAATACGTCGTGCAAATCACCGGCAAGGTCCGCAAGCGCCCTGACGGTGCGGTGAATGCCAACATGGCGTCCGGTGCCATCGAGATCCTCGGCTACCAGCTGAACGTGCTCAACGAAGCGGAAACCCCGCCGTTCCCGCTGAACGAGTACTCCGACGTGGGCGAGGAAACCCGCCTGCGCTACCGTTTCATCGACCTGCGTCGCCCAGAAATGGCCGACAAGCTGCGCCTGCGTTCGCGTATTACCAGCAGCATCCGCCGCTTCCTCGACGAAAACGGCTTCCTCGACGTCGAAACGCCGATCCTGACCCGTGCCACCCCGGAAGGTGCGCGTGACTACCTGGTACCAAGCCGTACCCATGCCGGTAGCTTCTTCGCCCTGCCGCAGTCGCCTCAGCTGTTCAAGCAACTGCTGATGGTCGCCGGCTTCGACCGCTACTACCAGATCGCCAAGTGCTTCCGTGACGAAGACCTGCGTGCCGATCGCCAGCCAGAATTCACCCAGATCGACATCGAGACCAGCTTCCTCGATGAAAGCGAGATCATGGGCCTGACCGAAAGCATGATCCGCAAGCTGTTCAAGGAAGTGCTGGACCTGGAGTTCGGCGAATTCCCGCACATGACCTTCGAAGAGGCCATGCGCCGCTACGGCTCCGACAAGCCAGACCTGCGTAACCCGCTGGAACTGGTCGACGTTGCCGATCAGCTGAAGGACGTAGACTTCAAGGTGTTCGCCGGCCCGGCCAACGATCCGAAGTGCCGCGTAACCGCCCTGCGCCTGCCAGGCGGTGCCAGCATGCCGCGCAGCAAGATCGACGAGTACACCAAGTTCGTCGGCATCTACGGTGCCAAGGGCCTGGCCTACATCAAGGTCAACGAGCGCGCCAAAGGCGTTGAAGGCCTGCAGTCGCCGATCGTCAAGAACATCCCTGAGGCCAACCTCAACAACATCCTCGACCGCGTTGGCGCTGTAGACGGCGACATCGTGTTCTTCGGTGCCGACAAGTTCAAGGTAGTCAGCGAAGCCCTGGGCGCGCTGCGTATCCGCCTGGGTCACGACTTCGAGCTGCTGACCTGTGAGTGGGCGCCGATGTGGGTCGTCGACTTCCCGATGTTCGAAGAGAACGAAGACGGCAGCTTCACCGCGCTGCACCACCCGTTCACCGCGCCTAAGTGCAGCCCGGAAGAGCTTGAGGCCAACCCGGCCACAGCCTTGTCCCGTGCCTACGACATGGTGCTGAACGGCACCGAGCTGGGTGGCGGTTCGATCCGTATCCACCGTAAAGAGATGCAACAGGCTGTGTTCCGCCTGCTGGGTATCGAAGCCGAAGAGCAGGAAGAGAAGTTCGGCTTCCTGCTTGACGCCCTGAAATTTGGCGCACCGCCTCACGGTGGTCTGGCCTTCGGCCTGGACCGTCTGGTCATGCTGATGACCGGCGCCCAGTCGATTCGTGAAGTCATCGCCTTCCCGAAAACCCAGAGCGCTGCGTGCGTCATGACCCAGGCCCCTGGCCTGGTTGACGCGAAGGCCCTGCGCGAGCTGCACATCCGACTGCGCGAACAGACCAAGGTCGAGTAA
- the dinB gene encoding DNA polymerase IV (*Name dinB) — protein MSLRKIIHVDCDCFYAAIEMRDDPRLAGRPMAVGGSPEHRGVIATCNYEARAYGVRSAMSSRHALKLCPDLLIVKPRFEAYREASREIHAIFRDYTELIEPLSLDEAYLDVSDSQWYSGSATRIAEDIRRRVARTLHITVSAGVAPNKFLAKIASDWRKPNGLFVITPGEVEAFVAALPVARLHGVGKVTADKLARLGIDTCLDLREWSRLALVREFGSFGERLWGLARGIDERAVHNDSRRQSVSVENTYDTDLPDLASCLARLPELLESLNERIARMDSSYRPDKPFVKVKFHDFSQTTMEQAGAGRDLESYRQLLRQAFARGGKPVRLLGVGVRLRDLRGAHEQLELFPPK, from the coding sequence ATGTCCTTGCGCAAGATCATCCACGTCGACTGCGATTGCTTCTACGCTGCGATCGAGATGCGTGACGACCCGCGCCTGGCCGGGCGGCCCATGGCAGTTGGTGGCTCGCCCGAGCACCGTGGGGTGATCGCCACCTGCAACTATGAAGCGCGCGCCTATGGTGTGCGCTCGGCCATGTCGTCGCGGCATGCGCTGAAGCTGTGCCCCGACCTGCTGATCGTCAAACCGCGCTTCGAGGCCTACCGTGAGGCCTCGCGGGAAATCCACGCGATCTTCCGCGACTATACCGAGCTGATCGAGCCTTTGTCGCTGGACGAAGCCTACCTGGATGTGAGCGACAGCCAATGGTATTCGGGCAGCGCCACGCGCATCGCCGAGGATATCCGCCGGCGCGTCGCCCGTACCTTGCATATCACCGTGTCGGCAGGTGTGGCGCCTAACAAGTTCCTGGCCAAGATTGCCAGTGACTGGCGCAAGCCCAATGGGCTATTCGTGATTACCCCGGGCGAGGTGGAAGCCTTTGTCGCCGCCTTGCCGGTGGCCAGGTTGCATGGGGTGGGCAAAGTGACGGCAGACAAGCTGGCACGGCTGGGTATCGACACCTGCCTTGACCTGCGCGAGTGGTCGCGCTTGGCCTTGGTGCGTGAGTTTGGCAGCTTTGGCGAGCGTTTGTGGGGGCTGGCGCGGGGCATTGACGAGCGTGCCGTGCACAATGACAGCCGTAGGCAGTCAGTCAGCGTGGAAAACACCTACGACACCGACCTGCCGGACCTGGCCAGTTGCCTGGCGCGGTTGCCCGAATTGCTGGAAAGCCTGAATGAGCGCATCGCCCGTATGGACAGTAGCTATCGGCCGGACAAGCCGTTCGTCAAGGTCAAGTTCCATGACTTCAGCCAGACCACCATGGAGCAGGCGGGGGCCGGTCGGGACCTTGAAAGTTATCGGCAGCTGCTGCGGCAGGCGTTCGCCCGTGGTGGCAAGCCGGTGCGCTTGCTGGGGGTAGGGGTGAGGTTACGCGACTTGCGCGGCGCGCATGAACAGTTGGAGTTGTTCCCGCCTAAATGA
- the oprD_11 gene encoding Porin D (*Name oprD_11), translating into MRVMKWSMIALAVTAGTSQLAMASAQDESKGFIEDSKLNVKTRMLYFSRDFRNVPNGAQSRAEETGLGFLGTFESGFTQGTVGFGVDAIGMLGLKLDSGKGRAGTGLFPEGSDGRSQDDYSEGGGAVKMRISNTVLKFGDQFTALPVFATDDSRLLPEVAEGGLITSNEIDGLTLHAGHFTALNAQAQTYHDSLQLKEANVVGGTYAFSDNLSTSLYYSKVEDYWRKYYANVNWALPISDKQGLVFDFNIYDTKSEGHLARAYDGDKLDNRAFSLSAAYNIGAHTFTLAYQKVSGDGDYAYGVDGGGTIFLANSVARSDFNSEDEKSWQARYDLNFAEFGIPGLTFMTRYVHGTGANVSSGDNGKEWERDIDIKYVLQEGPAKDLSFRIRQATYRSSDAVYLDSSPSIDELRLIVEYPLSIL; encoded by the coding sequence ATGCGCGTGATGAAGTGGAGCATGATCGCCCTGGCCGTTACGGCAGGGACCTCGCAGTTGGCAATGGCCTCGGCACAAGACGAGTCCAAAGGTTTCATCGAAGACAGCAAGCTGAACGTCAAGACCCGCATGCTGTACTTCAGCCGTGACTTCCGGAACGTCCCGAATGGCGCCCAGAGCCGCGCTGAAGAAACCGGCCTCGGCTTCCTCGGCACTTTCGAGTCGGGCTTCACCCAGGGCACCGTAGGCTTCGGCGTTGACGCCATCGGCATGCTTGGCCTGAAACTGGACAGCGGCAAAGGCCGCGCCGGCACCGGCCTGTTCCCGGAAGGCTCCGACGGCCGCTCGCAGGATGATTACTCCGAAGGCGGCGGCGCTGTGAAAATGCGCATTTCCAACACTGTGCTCAAGTTCGGCGACCAGTTCACCGCACTGCCAGTATTTGCTACCGACGACAGCCGCCTGCTGCCAGAAGTTGCTGAAGGTGGCTTGATCACCAGCAACGAAATCGATGGCCTGACCCTGCACGCCGGTCACTTCACGGCGCTGAACGCTCAGGCTCAGACTTACCACGACAGCCTTCAACTGAAGGAAGCCAACGTTGTCGGCGGCACCTATGCCTTCTCCGACAACCTGAGCACCAGCCTCTACTACTCCAAGGTCGAAGACTACTGGCGCAAGTACTACGCCAACGTCAACTGGGCACTGCCGATCTCCGACAAGCAAGGCCTGGTGTTCGACTTCAACATCTATGACACCAAGAGCGAAGGCCACCTGGCCCGCGCCTACGATGGTGACAAGCTCGACAACCGTGCATTCAGCCTGTCGGCTGCCTACAACATCGGCGCTCACACCTTCACTCTGGCCTACCAGAAAGTGTCCGGTGATGGCGACTACGCTTACGGCGTGGACGGTGGCGGCACCATCTTCCTGGCCAACTCCGTGGCCCGTTCCGACTTTAACTCCGAAGACGAGAAGTCCTGGCAGGCTCGCTACGACTTGAACTTCGCTGAGTTCGGCATCCCAGGCCTGACCTTCATGACCCGTTACGTTCACGGCACCGGCGCCAACGTTTCGAGCGGCGACAACGGCAAAGAATGGGAACGCGACATCGATATCAAGTACGTGCTGCAGGAAGGCCCGGCCAAGGACCTGAGCTTCCGTATCCGTCAGGCTACCTACCGCTCCTCCGACGCCGTGTACCTGGACAGCTCCCCATCGATCGACGAACTGCGCCTGATCGTGGAGTACCCGCTGAGCATCCTGTAA